A genomic region of Miscanthus floridulus cultivar M001 chromosome 3, ASM1932011v1, whole genome shotgun sequence contains the following coding sequences:
- the LOC136547423 gene encoding uncharacterized protein: MEEGAGAGAGTWNARRRRRRRGQAVEEDMCLGRAFVEEILMEEEQGTRGTTFLISRLRGPAPCEVARGRHRARPRGATTSSEHGCPFAVKVFDLLTSRVLLRHMPVKGGS; encoded by the exons ATGGAGGAGGGGGCGGGGGCCGGGGCCGGGACCTGGAAcgcacggcgacgacgacgacgacgaggacagGCCGTGGAGGAGGACATGTGCCTTGGCAGGGCGTTCGTCGAGGAGATACTCATGGAGGAGGAGCAGGGCACCAGGGGGACCACGTTCCTCATCTCCAGGCTGCGAGGGCCGGCGCCGTGCGAGGTCGCGCGGGGCCGCCACCGGGCAAGGCCGCGCGGGGCCACCACCTCTTCAG AGCATGGCTGCCCGTTCGCGGTCAAGGTGTTCGATTTATTGACTAGCAG GGTGCTGCTTCGTCATATGCCCGTCAAGGGAGGAAGCTGA
- the LOC136547422 gene encoding uncharacterized protein yields the protein MASAVHPPPPPLALLPRPRVDDIEDSDSESVAESCPHPRPHGAGAASTDSCSSSFSSCGSSACCHEDDEAEMDDDGCSSCVEGDEYSSYQEQEEAACDEEGEGRNKAGRGSGAWWEQMAGGGAITALPLPRAPEAAEDPKRAAERQEEDRKFWEDCLASGYP from the coding sequence ATGGCTTCCGCCgtgcacccgccgccgccgccgttggcgCTGCTCCCGAGGCCCCGTGTCGACGACATTGAGGACAGCGACAGCGAGAGCGTCGCGGAGTCGTGCCCGCACCCGCGCCCgcacggcgcgggcgcggcgtcgACCGACTCCTgctcctcttccttctcctcttgCGGCAGCAGCGCGTGCTGCCACGAAGACGACGAGGCGGAGATGGACGACGACGGGTGCAGCAGCTGCGTGGAGGGAGACGAGTACAGCAGCTACCAAGAACAAGAGGAAGCTGCCTGCGacgaggagggggaggggagaaACAAGGCGGGGAGGGGGAGCGGCGCCTGGTGGGAGCAGATGGCGGGCGGCGGCGCGATCACGGCGCTTCCTCTCCCACGGGCGCCGGAGGCCGCCGAGGACCCGAAGCGCGCGGCGGAGCGGCAGGAGGAGGACCGCAAGTTCTGGGAGGACTGCCTCGCCTCCGGGTACCCATGA